The segment CTTATCCATGGTAGTCAAGGATTCGATAACACAAGGAGACATGCGAATGAGTAAGTATCGAGAGCATCGTTGGATGGGCGTATTCCCCGCGACCCTATGTCCTTTTCATGAAGACGAATCGATGGATGAAGGCGGCCTGCGCGCCTACATTCGCGACCTGGCCGTGGTTCCGGGCCTTAAGGGCCTCGTGCCCAACGGCCACACCGGCGAGATCATGAGCCTGCGCGAGAGCGAGCGGGCGACGGTCACCCGTATCGTGGCGGAAGAGGTGAAGAAGAGCGGCAGGAGCCTCAAGGTCATCAGCGGCGTCTGTGGTGAGGGCAACCTGTCGGCCATCGACCATGCCATCGCGGCGAAGGAAGCCGGCGCGGACGGCATCCTCCTGATGCCGCCCCACCACTGGCTGCGGTTCGGCCGCACGAGCGCCGAAGCCATCGGGTTCATCGCCGACGTGGCCGAGGGCGCGGATATCGACATCGTCATCCACCAGTATCCGGCCTGGACCAAGGCTGGCTACACGCTCAAGGAAATGCTGGAGATGGTGAAGATCCCGCGGGTCCAATGCATCAAGATGGGCACACGCGACATGGCCCGCTGGCTCTGGGACTACGAGCAGCT is part of the bacterium genome and harbors:
- a CDS encoding dihydrodipicolinate synthase family protein, with product MSKYREHRWMGVFPATLCPFHEDESMDEGGLRAYIRDLAVVPGLKGLVPNGHTGEIMSLRESERATVTRIVAEEVKKSGRSLKVISGVCGEGNLSAIDHAIAAKEAGADGILLMPPHHWLRFGRTSAEAIGFIADVAEGADIDIVIHQYPAWTKAGYTLKEMLEMVKIPRVQCIKMGTRDMARWLWDYEQLKAARPGLSIITCHDEYLLPTLLEAGDGALIGFAGFAPELMVELVHACLEGDLPRAKKAQQTVAPLARLIYNFGEPGCGAHQRMKVAKWLLGGISSPVFRRPVRPLPQAEVQRLREGLQAIGLKTVN